A region from the Candidatus Hydrogenedentota bacterium genome encodes:
- a CDS encoding sigma 54-interacting transcriptional regulator translates to MSAHTDAAANEPTRAPFDEHVVLRRILEGTATETGQQFFAALVKNLAAALGTHGAWVTEYIESRRVLRSLAFWIGGEFAPPQDEPIDGTPCERVVQGFDIVHYPDDLTALFPDDAHLKVFGFESYMGAPLLDANRNVMGHLAVLDTKPMPEAPDLFAVFRIFAARAAAELQRIRAEDALREREAKLNRTLTGAMDAIIELDDALRVTLINPAGERAFGVRAADISCGSFEKFFEKADAARLASMTEDLKSQPAGKQHVWIKGGLRAKTAVGQTFMAEATMSRTESNGKAFYTLVLRNVNDRIEAERKIETLMVQTEYLRREVQELQNHGSILGASTPMKQLMEDIAQVAATDATVLVLGETGTGKELIARAIHSESARKNGPLVRVNCAAIPAMLMESEFFGHERGAFTGATAKREGRFALAHEGTIFLDEIGELPLDLQAKLLRVLQDGEFEPVGSSRTRTVDVRVVAASNRDLEEEIRGGTFREDLYYRLNVFPIRVPPLRERGNDIPLLAQEFANRFARRMGKRLAPLTPRCCDRLKAYTWPGNVRELQNIMERAVITARDGHLNLDRCLPDITDTHTIDAVNDAGARILTVNDLRNLERANILRALNGTNWKIAGDDGAARALGMNASTLSSRIKALGIVRQR, encoded by the coding sequence ATGTCTGCTCATACGGATGCAGCCGCCAATGAGCCCACGCGCGCGCCATTCGACGAACACGTAGTCCTGCGCAGAATTCTCGAAGGCACGGCCACGGAAACCGGCCAGCAATTCTTTGCTGCGCTCGTCAAAAACCTGGCCGCGGCACTGGGTACGCACGGGGCATGGGTAACCGAGTATATCGAATCCCGGCGGGTACTCCGGTCGCTCGCCTTCTGGATTGGTGGCGAATTCGCCCCGCCGCAAGATGAACCAATTGATGGCACTCCGTGCGAGCGCGTGGTGCAGGGATTTGACATCGTTCATTACCCCGACGACTTAACCGCGCTGTTCCCGGACGATGCGCATCTCAAAGTATTCGGCTTCGAAAGTTACATGGGGGCGCCGCTCTTGGACGCCAATCGGAATGTAATGGGACATCTCGCCGTGTTGGATACGAAGCCGATGCCGGAAGCCCCGGACTTGTTTGCGGTATTTCGTATTTTCGCCGCGAGGGCGGCGGCCGAACTGCAACGCATTCGCGCGGAAGATGCGTTGCGCGAGCGGGAAGCGAAATTGAATCGCACCTTGACCGGCGCGATGGATGCAATCATTGAATTGGACGACGCGCTGCGCGTCACGCTCATTAACCCTGCTGGAGAACGAGCGTTCGGCGTGCGCGCGGCGGACATTTCGTGTGGTTCGTTTGAAAAGTTCTTCGAGAAAGCTGATGCCGCGCGGCTCGCGTCGATGACGGAGGACCTAAAGTCGCAACCGGCCGGGAAGCAACACGTCTGGATCAAGGGCGGCCTGCGCGCAAAGACTGCCGTGGGCCAGACGTTTATGGCGGAGGCGACGATGTCGCGGACCGAATCGAATGGAAAGGCTTTCTATACACTCGTGTTGCGCAACGTTAACGATCGCATCGAAGCGGAACGCAAGATCGAAACATTAATGGTTCAGACGGAGTACCTGCGCCGGGAAGTGCAGGAATTGCAGAATCACGGCTCGATCCTCGGCGCCAGCACGCCGATGAAGCAATTGATGGAAGACATCGCGCAGGTCGCGGCGACAGACGCCACCGTGCTCGTGCTCGGCGAGACCGGCACCGGGAAGGAGCTCATTGCCCGTGCAATTCACAGTGAAAGCGCGCGCAAGAATGGTCCACTCGTCCGCGTAAACTGCGCGGCAATTCCGGCCATGCTGATGGAAAGCGAATTCTTCGGCCATGAGAGGGGCGCTTTCACCGGCGCGACGGCAAAGCGCGAGGGACGTTTCGCGCTCGCCCACGAGGGCACGATCTTTCTCGATGAAATCGGTGAGTTGCCTCTTGACCTCCAGGCGAAATTGCTGCGTGTATTGCAGGATGGCGAGTTTGAACCGGTCGGCAGCTCCAGGACGCGAACGGTGGACGTGCGGGTCGTCGCGGCGTCGAATCGCGATCTCGAAGAGGAAATACGCGGCGGCACGTTTCGTGAGGACCTGTATTACCGGCTCAATGTGTTTCCGATCCGCGTGCCGCCGTTGCGCGAGCGCGGCAACGATATTCCACTGTTGGCGCAGGAATTCGCGAACCGGTTCGCACGGCGCATGGGAAAGCGTCTTGCACCGTTGACCCCGCGGTGCTGCGATCGGTTGAAGGCGTACACATGGCCGGGCAATGTGCGCGAGCTTCAAAACATCATGGAACGCGCCGTCATCACCGCGCGCGACGGCCACCTCAATCTTGACCGCTGCCTGCCCGATATTACCGACACGCACACCATTGACGCGGTGAACGACGCGGGCGCGCGAATTCTCACAGTCAACGATCTCCGCAACCTGGAGCGCGCCAACATTCTCCGCGCGCTCAACGGGACAAACTGGAAGATCGCGGGTGATGACGGGGCGGCGCGGGCGCTCGGTATGAACGCAAGCACGCTGTCCTCGCGAATTAAGGCGTTGGGAATTGTGCGGCAGCGCTGA
- the rpsF gene encoding 30S ribosomal protein S6 — MRTYEALYIVKPDMKDDEIQTVAKDVETLVTSSGGAIVRSETWGKRKMAYEVDRYTEGVYVLLRFQSPASFVGKLANHFRLTESIIRDVIVYFDDKTLRLEEEQKRRTEAELRASAARTAERDEDDEEEDDRRPQRGRRRDEDDDE; from the coding sequence TTGAGAACTTACGAAGCGCTCTACATCGTCAAGCCAGACATGAAAGACGATGAGATCCAGACGGTAGCGAAGGACGTCGAGACACTTGTCACGTCCAGTGGCGGAGCTATCGTGCGCTCGGAGACCTGGGGCAAGCGAAAGATGGCCTACGAAGTGGACCGGTACACCGAAGGGGTGTACGTGCTGTTGCGATTTCAGTCGCCAGCCAGTTTCGTCGGCAAACTCGCCAACCATTTCCGGCTCACGGAGAGCATCATCCGGGACGTCATCGTCTATTTCGACGACAAGACCCTGCGGCTCGAGGAGGAGCAGAAACGGCGCACCGAGGCCGAGTTGCGCGCCAGCGCCGCGCGCACCGCGGAACGCGACGAGGACGACGAGGAAGAAGACGATCGCCGTCCGCAGCGCGGCCGCCGCAGAGACGAAGACGACGACGAGTAG